From the genome of Synchiropus splendidus isolate RoL2022-P1 chromosome 17, RoL_Sspl_1.0, whole genome shotgun sequence, one region includes:
- the npas2 gene encoding neuronal PAS domain-containing protein 2 isoform X2: protein MSMDNLSDFSGTCAPSRREWDTNSCVEDEDEKDRAKRASRNKSEKKRRDQFNVLIKELCTMLQGQGYPRKMDKSTILQRTIDFLQKQKDITAKNETCDVRQDWKPSFLSNEEFTQLMLEALDGFLVALTTDGNIIYVSDSVSSLIGHLPSDMVDQNILNFLPEREHDEVYKLLSSHMLMTDPIAADFLDNEAHIEFCCHLARGNIDPKEPPVYEYVKFVGDFKFHNNVPTSSCNGMELTLPRSLQSSLEEQVCLIATVRLVTPQFLKDLCIVDDPCDEFTSRHSLEWKFLFLDHRASPIIGYLPFEVLGTSGYDYYHVDDLELIAQCHKQLMQCGKGKSCYYRFLTKGQQWIWLRTHYYITYHQWNSKPEFIVCTHTVVSYAEVRAERRRAFGLEELSPPEIAPSSVKAQELYLDICGRLDPPQDRTSGAHSVSSHSSRKSSHTALSDSASANSYTDACTPSWQSAPVGTERTSSRLQPGSSKSLTQRQNSFDLVPQLSVPLSPTCSKHSAMQQQPQQPQQPPQSSVYQLPQRQLGVMNQLKEQLEERTRILQADIKTQQQELHDIKEKLQLANIQMLLQQPIHNEFGGSQQPQQQGPGRPQSQSGVIRQHSGLPKQSPCGGHSVSPHPLLRDNNSPSTQQRIPRSGQAQSVSLPVQTNTSLTMPFYSNPMMFSQNNSRPLQESNQRPTDHEFNQDGQLRMLLNQPMQTLVPTTNATTQPSQCNMGLSQTIYTLEQQIITPSFSMQQVNCNAVLVPSQVFTSPIMIPHNTFIQHQSQSAYHSQHQASQHSLQLQQPQHFFQMAQGLVHSGSTPAFLHTTNLPQQGAVGYIQQQQQQQQQQQQQQLTPAQPQQHRQYQHSQNQMDSVSDFRNMLTR, encoded by the exons ATGAGTATGGACAACCTCTCTGACTTCAGTGGCACCTGTGCGCCCAGCCGCAGGGAATGGGA CACCAACAGCTGtgtggaggatgaagatgagaaagacCGGGCCAAAAG GGCTTCTCGTAACAAGTcggagaagaaaagaagagaccAATTCAACGTGCTCATCAAGGAGCTTTGCACTATGCTGCAGGGTCAGGGTTATCCACGCAAGATGGACAAATCCACCATTCTGCAAAGAACCATTGACTTCTTGCAGAAGCAAAAAG ACATAACAGCGAAGAATGAAACTTGTGACGTAAGACAAGACTGGAAGCCTTCGTTCCTCAGCAATGAGGAGTTCACCCAGCTCATGCTCGAG GCACTCGATGGCTTCTTGGTGGCATTAACTACAGATGGAAACATCATTTATGTATCTGACAGCGTGTCTTCACTCATTGGCCATTTACCG TCAGATATGGTTGACCAAAATATCTTGAATTTCCTCCCGGAGCGTGAACACGACGAGGTGTATAAGCTGCTATCATCCCACATGCTGATGACTGACCCTATCGCTGCTGACTTCCTCGACA ACGAGGcacatattgagttttgttgtCACCTGGCCCGAGGAAACATCGACCCGAAAGAGCCTCCCGTGTATGAGTATGTCAAGTTTGTGGGAGACTTCAAGTTTCATAACAATG TGCCTACTTCTTCTTGTAATGGCATGGAACTGACATTACCAAGAAGCCTGCAGTCGTCGCTGGAGGAGCAGGTCTGCCTCATCGCCACTGTGCGATTAGTCACTCCGCAGTTTCTAAAG GATTTGTGCATCGTGGATGACCCTTGTGATGAGTTCACATCCAGGCACAGCCTAGAGTGGAAGTTCCTGTTTCTGGATCACAG AGCGTCACCCATCATAGGGTATCTGCCCTTCGAGGTTTTAGGAACGTCTGGCTATGATTACTATCATGTGGACGACCTGGAGCTCATCGCTCAATGCCACAAGCAAC TGATGCAATGTGGGAAGGGTAAATCCTGCTACTACCGCTTCCTGACCAAAGGGCAGCAGTGGATTTGGCTGCGCACTCACTACTACATCACCTACCACCAGTGGAATTCCAAACCGGAGTTCATCGTTTGCACTCACACGGTTGTCAG TTATGCCGAAGTGCGAGCTGAGAGGAGGAGGGCTTTTGGGCTGGAAGAGCTGTCTCCCCCAGAGATCGCTCCGTCTTCTGTGAAG GCTCAGGAGCTGTATTTGGACATCTGCGGACGTCTAGACCCACCACAGGACCGAACCAGCGGCGCACACTCAGTGTCGTCCCACAGCTCCAGGAAGTCCTCGCACACTGCGCTGTCTGACTCCGCAT CAGCCAACTCGTACACGGATGCCTGCACGCCGTCGTGGCAGTCGGCACCTGTGGGGACAGAGAGGACGAGCAGCAGACTCCAGCCAGGCAGTTCAAAG AGTTTGACCCAACGACAAAATTCCTTTGACCTGGTTCCCCAGCTGAGTGTCCCCCTGTCTCCTACCTGCAGCAAGCACTCCGCCATG cagcagcagccacagcagcCACAGCAGCCGCCGCAGTCGTCTGTGTACCAGCTGCCACAGCGGCAACTCGGGGTCATGAACCAGCTGaaagagcagctggaggagaggacGCGCATCCTGCAGGCTGACATCAagacgcagcagcaggagctgcacGACATCAAGGAGAAGCTTCAGCTCGCTAATATCCAG ATGTTGTTACAACAGCCCATACACAACGAGTTTGGGGGCTCCCAGCAGCCCCAGCAGCAGGGACCGGGAAGGCCGCAGAGCCAGTCGGGCGTCATCAGGCAGCACTCGGGCCTCCCCAAACAGTCACcctgtggagggcacagtgtGTCGCCTCACCCCCTCCTGAGAGATAACAACTCTCCCTCCACACAG CAGAGGATTCCCCGGAGTGGCCAGGCTCAGTCGGTCAGTCTGCCAGTGCAGACCAACACCAGCCTCACTATGCCCTTCTACAGCAACCCCATGATGTTCTCCCAGAACAACAGCAGGCCCCTGCAGGAGTCCAACCAAAGACCCACGGACCATGAGTTCAACCAGGACGGGCAACTACG GATGCTCCTCAACCAGCCAATGCAGACGCTGGTGCCCACCACTAATGCGACAACCCAACCGTCCCAGTGCAACATGGGACTTTCACAAACCAT ATACACCCTGGAGCAGCAGATCATCACCCCGTCCTTCTCCATGCAGCAGGTCAACTGCAACGCCGTCCTTGTCCCGTCTCAGGTCTTCACTTCCCCCATCATGATCCCTCACAACACCTTCATCCAGCACCAGTCGCAGTCTGCGTACCACAGCCAGCACCAAGCCTCCCAGCActccctgcagctgcagcagccgcagcacTTCTTTCAG ATGGCGCAAGGACTGGTCCATAGCGGGTCGACGCCAGCATTCTTACACACCACTAATCTCCCGCAGCAGGGCGCCGTGGGAtacatccagcagcagcagcagcaacagcagcagcagcagcagcagcagctgactccAGCTCAACCGCAGCAGCACAGACAGTACCAACATTCCCAGAACCAGATGGACAGCGTGTCAGACTTTCGGAACATGCTAACACGGTAG
- the npas2 gene encoding neuronal PAS domain-containing protein 2 isoform X5 yields the protein MSMDNLSDFSGTCAPSRREWDTNSCVEDEDEKDRAKRASRNKSEKKRRDQFNVLIKELCTMLQGQGYPRKMDKSTILQRTIDFLQKQKDITAKNETCDVRQDWKPSFLSNEEFTQLMLEALDGFLVALTTDGNIIYVSDSVSSLIGHLPSDMVDQNILNFLPEREHDEVYKLLSSHMLMTDPIAADFLDNEAHIEFCCHLARGNIDPKEPPVYEYVKFVGDFKFHNNVPTSSCNGMELTLPRSLQSSLEEQVCLIATVRLVTPQFLKDLCIVDDPCDEFTSRHSLEWKFLFLDHRASPIIGYLPFEVLGTSGYDYYHVDDLELIAQCHKQLMQCGKGKSCYYRFLTKGQQWIWLRTHYYITYHQWNSKPEFIVCTHTVVSYAEVRAERRRAFGLEELSPPEIAPSSVKAQELYLDICGRLDPPQDRTSGAHSVSSHSSRKSSHTALSDSASANSYTDACTPSWQSAPVGTERTSSRLQPGSSKQQQPQQPQQPPQSSVYQLPQRQLGVMNQLKEQLEERTRILQADIKTQQQELHDIKEKLQLANIQMLLQQPIHNEFGGSQQPQQQGPGRPQSQSGVIRQHSGLPKQSPCGGHSVSPHPLLRDNNSPSTQQRIPRSGQAQSVSLPVQTNTSLTMPFYSNPMMFSQNNSRPLQESNQRPTDHEFNQDGQLRMLLNQPMQTLVPTTNATTQPSQCNMGLSQTIYTLEQQIITPSFSMQQVNCNAVLVPSQVFTSPIMIPHNTFIQHQSQSAYHSQHQASQHSLQLQQPQHFFQMAQGLVHSGSTPAFLHTTNLPQQGAVGYIQQQQQQQQQQQQQQLTPAQPQQHRQYQHSQNQMDSVSDFRNMLTR from the exons ATGAGTATGGACAACCTCTCTGACTTCAGTGGCACCTGTGCGCCCAGCCGCAGGGAATGGGA CACCAACAGCTGtgtggaggatgaagatgagaaagacCGGGCCAAAAG GGCTTCTCGTAACAAGTcggagaagaaaagaagagaccAATTCAACGTGCTCATCAAGGAGCTTTGCACTATGCTGCAGGGTCAGGGTTATCCACGCAAGATGGACAAATCCACCATTCTGCAAAGAACCATTGACTTCTTGCAGAAGCAAAAAG ACATAACAGCGAAGAATGAAACTTGTGACGTAAGACAAGACTGGAAGCCTTCGTTCCTCAGCAATGAGGAGTTCACCCAGCTCATGCTCGAG GCACTCGATGGCTTCTTGGTGGCATTAACTACAGATGGAAACATCATTTATGTATCTGACAGCGTGTCTTCACTCATTGGCCATTTACCG TCAGATATGGTTGACCAAAATATCTTGAATTTCCTCCCGGAGCGTGAACACGACGAGGTGTATAAGCTGCTATCATCCCACATGCTGATGACTGACCCTATCGCTGCTGACTTCCTCGACA ACGAGGcacatattgagttttgttgtCACCTGGCCCGAGGAAACATCGACCCGAAAGAGCCTCCCGTGTATGAGTATGTCAAGTTTGTGGGAGACTTCAAGTTTCATAACAATG TGCCTACTTCTTCTTGTAATGGCATGGAACTGACATTACCAAGAAGCCTGCAGTCGTCGCTGGAGGAGCAGGTCTGCCTCATCGCCACTGTGCGATTAGTCACTCCGCAGTTTCTAAAG GATTTGTGCATCGTGGATGACCCTTGTGATGAGTTCACATCCAGGCACAGCCTAGAGTGGAAGTTCCTGTTTCTGGATCACAG AGCGTCACCCATCATAGGGTATCTGCCCTTCGAGGTTTTAGGAACGTCTGGCTATGATTACTATCATGTGGACGACCTGGAGCTCATCGCTCAATGCCACAAGCAAC TGATGCAATGTGGGAAGGGTAAATCCTGCTACTACCGCTTCCTGACCAAAGGGCAGCAGTGGATTTGGCTGCGCACTCACTACTACATCACCTACCACCAGTGGAATTCCAAACCGGAGTTCATCGTTTGCACTCACACGGTTGTCAG TTATGCCGAAGTGCGAGCTGAGAGGAGGAGGGCTTTTGGGCTGGAAGAGCTGTCTCCCCCAGAGATCGCTCCGTCTTCTGTGAAG GCTCAGGAGCTGTATTTGGACATCTGCGGACGTCTAGACCCACCACAGGACCGAACCAGCGGCGCACACTCAGTGTCGTCCCACAGCTCCAGGAAGTCCTCGCACACTGCGCTGTCTGACTCCGCAT CAGCCAACTCGTACACGGATGCCTGCACGCCGTCGTGGCAGTCGGCACCTGTGGGGACAGAGAGGACGAGCAGCAGACTCCAGCCAGGCAGTTCAAAG cagcagcagccacagcagcCACAGCAGCCGCCGCAGTCGTCTGTGTACCAGCTGCCACAGCGGCAACTCGGGGTCATGAACCAGCTGaaagagcagctggaggagaggacGCGCATCCTGCAGGCTGACATCAagacgcagcagcaggagctgcacGACATCAAGGAGAAGCTTCAGCTCGCTAATATCCAG ATGTTGTTACAACAGCCCATACACAACGAGTTTGGGGGCTCCCAGCAGCCCCAGCAGCAGGGACCGGGAAGGCCGCAGAGCCAGTCGGGCGTCATCAGGCAGCACTCGGGCCTCCCCAAACAGTCACcctgtggagggcacagtgtGTCGCCTCACCCCCTCCTGAGAGATAACAACTCTCCCTCCACACAG CAGAGGATTCCCCGGAGTGGCCAGGCTCAGTCGGTCAGTCTGCCAGTGCAGACCAACACCAGCCTCACTATGCCCTTCTACAGCAACCCCATGATGTTCTCCCAGAACAACAGCAGGCCCCTGCAGGAGTCCAACCAAAGACCCACGGACCATGAGTTCAACCAGGACGGGCAACTACG GATGCTCCTCAACCAGCCAATGCAGACGCTGGTGCCCACCACTAATGCGACAACCCAACCGTCCCAGTGCAACATGGGACTTTCACAAACCAT ATACACCCTGGAGCAGCAGATCATCACCCCGTCCTTCTCCATGCAGCAGGTCAACTGCAACGCCGTCCTTGTCCCGTCTCAGGTCTTCACTTCCCCCATCATGATCCCTCACAACACCTTCATCCAGCACCAGTCGCAGTCTGCGTACCACAGCCAGCACCAAGCCTCCCAGCActccctgcagctgcagcagccgcagcacTTCTTTCAG ATGGCGCAAGGACTGGTCCATAGCGGGTCGACGCCAGCATTCTTACACACCACTAATCTCCCGCAGCAGGGCGCCGTGGGAtacatccagcagcagcagcagcaacagcagcagcagcagcagcagcagctgactccAGCTCAACCGCAGCAGCACAGACAGTACCAACATTCCCAGAACCAGATGGACAGCGTGTCAGACTTTCGGAACATGCTAACACGGTAG
- the npas2 gene encoding neuronal PAS domain-containing protein 2 isoform X4, whose protein sequence is MSMDNLSDFSGTCAPSRREWDTNSCVEDEDEKDRAKRASRNKSEKKRRDQFNVLIKELCTMLQGQGYPRKMDKSTILQRTIDFLQKQKDITAKNETCDVRQDWKPSFLSNEEFTQLMLEALDGFLVALTTDGNIIYVSDSVSSLIGHLPSDMVDQNILNFLPEREHDEVYKLLSSHMLMTDPIAADFLDNEAHIEFCCHLARGNIDPKEPPVYEYVKFVGDFKFHNNVPTSSCNGMELTLPRSLQSSLEEQVCLIATVRLVTPQFLKDLCIVDDPCDEFTSRHSLEWKFLFLDHRASPIIGYLPFEVLGTSGYDYYHVDDLELIAQCHKQLMQCGKGKSCYYRFLTKGQQWIWLRTHYYITYHQWNSKPEFIVCTHTVVSYAEVRAERRRAFGLEELSPPEIAPSSVKAQELYLDICGRLDPPQDRTSGAHSVSSHSSRKSSHTALSDSASANSYTDACTPSWQSAPVGTERTSSRLQPGSSKQQQQPQQPQQPPQSSVYQLPQRQLGVMNQLKEQLEERTRILQADIKTQQQELHDIKEKLQLANIQMLLQQPIHNEFGGSQQPQQQGPGRPQSQSGVIRQHSGLPKQSPCGGHSVSPHPLLRDNNSPSTQQRIPRSGQAQSVSLPVQTNTSLTMPFYSNPMMFSQNNSRPLQESNQRPTDHEFNQDGQLRMLLNQPMQTLVPTTNATTQPSQCNMGLSQTIYTLEQQIITPSFSMQQVNCNAVLVPSQVFTSPIMIPHNTFIQHQSQSAYHSQHQASQHSLQLQQPQHFFQMAQGLVHSGSTPAFLHTTNLPQQGAVGYIQQQQQQQQQQQQQQLTPAQPQQHRQYQHSQNQMDSVSDFRNMLTR, encoded by the exons ATGAGTATGGACAACCTCTCTGACTTCAGTGGCACCTGTGCGCCCAGCCGCAGGGAATGGGA CACCAACAGCTGtgtggaggatgaagatgagaaagacCGGGCCAAAAG GGCTTCTCGTAACAAGTcggagaagaaaagaagagaccAATTCAACGTGCTCATCAAGGAGCTTTGCACTATGCTGCAGGGTCAGGGTTATCCACGCAAGATGGACAAATCCACCATTCTGCAAAGAACCATTGACTTCTTGCAGAAGCAAAAAG ACATAACAGCGAAGAATGAAACTTGTGACGTAAGACAAGACTGGAAGCCTTCGTTCCTCAGCAATGAGGAGTTCACCCAGCTCATGCTCGAG GCACTCGATGGCTTCTTGGTGGCATTAACTACAGATGGAAACATCATTTATGTATCTGACAGCGTGTCTTCACTCATTGGCCATTTACCG TCAGATATGGTTGACCAAAATATCTTGAATTTCCTCCCGGAGCGTGAACACGACGAGGTGTATAAGCTGCTATCATCCCACATGCTGATGACTGACCCTATCGCTGCTGACTTCCTCGACA ACGAGGcacatattgagttttgttgtCACCTGGCCCGAGGAAACATCGACCCGAAAGAGCCTCCCGTGTATGAGTATGTCAAGTTTGTGGGAGACTTCAAGTTTCATAACAATG TGCCTACTTCTTCTTGTAATGGCATGGAACTGACATTACCAAGAAGCCTGCAGTCGTCGCTGGAGGAGCAGGTCTGCCTCATCGCCACTGTGCGATTAGTCACTCCGCAGTTTCTAAAG GATTTGTGCATCGTGGATGACCCTTGTGATGAGTTCACATCCAGGCACAGCCTAGAGTGGAAGTTCCTGTTTCTGGATCACAG AGCGTCACCCATCATAGGGTATCTGCCCTTCGAGGTTTTAGGAACGTCTGGCTATGATTACTATCATGTGGACGACCTGGAGCTCATCGCTCAATGCCACAAGCAAC TGATGCAATGTGGGAAGGGTAAATCCTGCTACTACCGCTTCCTGACCAAAGGGCAGCAGTGGATTTGGCTGCGCACTCACTACTACATCACCTACCACCAGTGGAATTCCAAACCGGAGTTCATCGTTTGCACTCACACGGTTGTCAG TTATGCCGAAGTGCGAGCTGAGAGGAGGAGGGCTTTTGGGCTGGAAGAGCTGTCTCCCCCAGAGATCGCTCCGTCTTCTGTGAAG GCTCAGGAGCTGTATTTGGACATCTGCGGACGTCTAGACCCACCACAGGACCGAACCAGCGGCGCACACTCAGTGTCGTCCCACAGCTCCAGGAAGTCCTCGCACACTGCGCTGTCTGACTCCGCAT CAGCCAACTCGTACACGGATGCCTGCACGCCGTCGTGGCAGTCGGCACCTGTGGGGACAGAGAGGACGAGCAGCAGACTCCAGCCAGGCAGTTCAAAG cagcagcagcagccacagcagcCACAGCAGCCGCCGCAGTCGTCTGTGTACCAGCTGCCACAGCGGCAACTCGGGGTCATGAACCAGCTGaaagagcagctggaggagaggacGCGCATCCTGCAGGCTGACATCAagacgcagcagcaggagctgcacGACATCAAGGAGAAGCTTCAGCTCGCTAATATCCAG ATGTTGTTACAACAGCCCATACACAACGAGTTTGGGGGCTCCCAGCAGCCCCAGCAGCAGGGACCGGGAAGGCCGCAGAGCCAGTCGGGCGTCATCAGGCAGCACTCGGGCCTCCCCAAACAGTCACcctgtggagggcacagtgtGTCGCCTCACCCCCTCCTGAGAGATAACAACTCTCCCTCCACACAG CAGAGGATTCCCCGGAGTGGCCAGGCTCAGTCGGTCAGTCTGCCAGTGCAGACCAACACCAGCCTCACTATGCCCTTCTACAGCAACCCCATGATGTTCTCCCAGAACAACAGCAGGCCCCTGCAGGAGTCCAACCAAAGACCCACGGACCATGAGTTCAACCAGGACGGGCAACTACG GATGCTCCTCAACCAGCCAATGCAGACGCTGGTGCCCACCACTAATGCGACAACCCAACCGTCCCAGTGCAACATGGGACTTTCACAAACCAT ATACACCCTGGAGCAGCAGATCATCACCCCGTCCTTCTCCATGCAGCAGGTCAACTGCAACGCCGTCCTTGTCCCGTCTCAGGTCTTCACTTCCCCCATCATGATCCCTCACAACACCTTCATCCAGCACCAGTCGCAGTCTGCGTACCACAGCCAGCACCAAGCCTCCCAGCActccctgcagctgcagcagccgcagcacTTCTTTCAG ATGGCGCAAGGACTGGTCCATAGCGGGTCGACGCCAGCATTCTTACACACCACTAATCTCCCGCAGCAGGGCGCCGTGGGAtacatccagcagcagcagcagcaacagcagcagcagcagcagcagcagctgactccAGCTCAACCGCAGCAGCACAGACAGTACCAACATTCCCAGAACCAGATGGACAGCGTGTCAGACTTTCGGAACATGCTAACACGGTAG
- the npas2 gene encoding neuronal PAS domain-containing protein 2 isoform X3: MSMDNLSDFSGTCAPSRREWDTNSCVEDEDEKDRAKRASRNKSEKKRRDQFNVLIKELCTMLQGQGYPRKMDKSTILQRTIDFLQKQKDITAKNETCDVRQDWKPSFLSNEEFTQLMLEALDGFLVALTTDGNIIYVSDSVSSLIGHLPSDMVDQNILNFLPEREHDEVYKLLSSHMLMTDPIAADFLDNEAHIEFCCHLARGNIDPKEPPVYEYVKFVGDFKFHNNVPTSSCNGMELTLPRSLQSSLEEQVCLIATVRLVTPQFLKDLCIVDDPCDEFTSRHSLEWKFLFLDHRASPIIGYLPFEVLGTSGYDYYHVDDLELIAQCHKQLMQCGKGKSCYYRFLTKGQQWIWLRTHYYITYHQWNSKPEFIVCTHTVVSYAEVRAERRRAFGLEELSPPEIAPSSVKAQELYLDICGRLDPPQDRTSGAHSVSSHSSRKSSHTALSDSASANSYTDACTPSWQSAPVGTERTSSRLQPGSSKSLTQRQNSFDLVPQLSVPLSPTCSKHSAMQQQQPQQPQQPPQSSVYQLPQRQLGVMNQLKEQLEERTRILQADIKTQQQELHDIKEKLQLANIQMLLQQPIHNEFGGSQQPQQQGPGRPQSQSGVIRQHSGLPKQSPCGGHSVSPHPLLRDNNSPSTQRIPRSGQAQSVSLPVQTNTSLTMPFYSNPMMFSQNNSRPLQESNQRPTDHEFNQDGQLRMLLNQPMQTLVPTTNATTQPSQCNMGLSQTIYTLEQQIITPSFSMQQVNCNAVLVPSQVFTSPIMIPHNTFIQHQSQSAYHSQHQASQHSLQLQQPQHFFQMAQGLVHSGSTPAFLHTTNLPQQGAVGYIQQQQQQQQQQQQQQLTPAQPQQHRQYQHSQNQMDSVSDFRNMLTR; encoded by the exons ATGAGTATGGACAACCTCTCTGACTTCAGTGGCACCTGTGCGCCCAGCCGCAGGGAATGGGA CACCAACAGCTGtgtggaggatgaagatgagaaagacCGGGCCAAAAG GGCTTCTCGTAACAAGTcggagaagaaaagaagagaccAATTCAACGTGCTCATCAAGGAGCTTTGCACTATGCTGCAGGGTCAGGGTTATCCACGCAAGATGGACAAATCCACCATTCTGCAAAGAACCATTGACTTCTTGCAGAAGCAAAAAG ACATAACAGCGAAGAATGAAACTTGTGACGTAAGACAAGACTGGAAGCCTTCGTTCCTCAGCAATGAGGAGTTCACCCAGCTCATGCTCGAG GCACTCGATGGCTTCTTGGTGGCATTAACTACAGATGGAAACATCATTTATGTATCTGACAGCGTGTCTTCACTCATTGGCCATTTACCG TCAGATATGGTTGACCAAAATATCTTGAATTTCCTCCCGGAGCGTGAACACGACGAGGTGTATAAGCTGCTATCATCCCACATGCTGATGACTGACCCTATCGCTGCTGACTTCCTCGACA ACGAGGcacatattgagttttgttgtCACCTGGCCCGAGGAAACATCGACCCGAAAGAGCCTCCCGTGTATGAGTATGTCAAGTTTGTGGGAGACTTCAAGTTTCATAACAATG TGCCTACTTCTTCTTGTAATGGCATGGAACTGACATTACCAAGAAGCCTGCAGTCGTCGCTGGAGGAGCAGGTCTGCCTCATCGCCACTGTGCGATTAGTCACTCCGCAGTTTCTAAAG GATTTGTGCATCGTGGATGACCCTTGTGATGAGTTCACATCCAGGCACAGCCTAGAGTGGAAGTTCCTGTTTCTGGATCACAG AGCGTCACCCATCATAGGGTATCTGCCCTTCGAGGTTTTAGGAACGTCTGGCTATGATTACTATCATGTGGACGACCTGGAGCTCATCGCTCAATGCCACAAGCAAC TGATGCAATGTGGGAAGGGTAAATCCTGCTACTACCGCTTCCTGACCAAAGGGCAGCAGTGGATTTGGCTGCGCACTCACTACTACATCACCTACCACCAGTGGAATTCCAAACCGGAGTTCATCGTTTGCACTCACACGGTTGTCAG TTATGCCGAAGTGCGAGCTGAGAGGAGGAGGGCTTTTGGGCTGGAAGAGCTGTCTCCCCCAGAGATCGCTCCGTCTTCTGTGAAG GCTCAGGAGCTGTATTTGGACATCTGCGGACGTCTAGACCCACCACAGGACCGAACCAGCGGCGCACACTCAGTGTCGTCCCACAGCTCCAGGAAGTCCTCGCACACTGCGCTGTCTGACTCCGCAT CAGCCAACTCGTACACGGATGCCTGCACGCCGTCGTGGCAGTCGGCACCTGTGGGGACAGAGAGGACGAGCAGCAGACTCCAGCCAGGCAGTTCAAAG AGTTTGACCCAACGACAAAATTCCTTTGACCTGGTTCCCCAGCTGAGTGTCCCCCTGTCTCCTACCTGCAGCAAGCACTCCGCCATG cagcagcagcagccacagcagcCACAGCAGCCGCCGCAGTCGTCTGTGTACCAGCTGCCACAGCGGCAACTCGGGGTCATGAACCAGCTGaaagagcagctggaggagaggacGCGCATCCTGCAGGCTGACATCAagacgcagcagcaggagctgcacGACATCAAGGAGAAGCTTCAGCTCGCTAATATCCAG ATGTTGTTACAACAGCCCATACACAACGAGTTTGGGGGCTCCCAGCAGCCCCAGCAGCAGGGACCGGGAAGGCCGCAGAGCCAGTCGGGCGTCATCAGGCAGCACTCGGGCCTCCCCAAACAGTCACcctgtggagggcacagtgtGTCGCCTCACCCCCTCCTGAGAGATAACAACTCTCCCTCCACACAG AGGATTCCCCGGAGTGGCCAGGCTCAGTCGGTCAGTCTGCCAGTGCAGACCAACACCAGCCTCACTATGCCCTTCTACAGCAACCCCATGATGTTCTCCCAGAACAACAGCAGGCCCCTGCAGGAGTCCAACCAAAGACCCACGGACCATGAGTTCAACCAGGACGGGCAACTACG GATGCTCCTCAACCAGCCAATGCAGACGCTGGTGCCCACCACTAATGCGACAACCCAACCGTCCCAGTGCAACATGGGACTTTCACAAACCAT ATACACCCTGGAGCAGCAGATCATCACCCCGTCCTTCTCCATGCAGCAGGTCAACTGCAACGCCGTCCTTGTCCCGTCTCAGGTCTTCACTTCCCCCATCATGATCCCTCACAACACCTTCATCCAGCACCAGTCGCAGTCTGCGTACCACAGCCAGCACCAAGCCTCCCAGCActccctgcagctgcagcagccgcagcacTTCTTTCAG ATGGCGCAAGGACTGGTCCATAGCGGGTCGACGCCAGCATTCTTACACACCACTAATCTCCCGCAGCAGGGCGCCGTGGGAtacatccagcagcagcagcagcaacagcagcagcagcagcagcagcagctgactccAGCTCAACCGCAGCAGCACAGACAGTACCAACATTCCCAGAACCAGATGGACAGCGTGTCAGACTTTCGGAACATGCTAACACGGTAG